One stretch of Hemitrygon akajei chromosome 18, sHemAka1.3, whole genome shotgun sequence DNA includes these proteins:
- the LOC140741186 gene encoding insulin-like growth factor-binding protein 5 — protein MLGICVLLAWLGFSSQLRALAAMIECAPCSEEEMSSCHPPRGCELVRESGCGCCLTCALAEGAACGVYTESCASGLKCMPRGGERAPLQALLQGRGICRRSKRKNLVQHTGNLEADEKYSLGKRQDGKNHGKSLEGPSHHLKLKPHRGNRYSALGTVHTVTNPSKPTPITTLLPDSEYGPCRREMELILQDLKPEFFRSPEDIYIPNCDKRGYYRNRQCKPSKGRKRGHCWCVDRYGHSIPGLPSRKRSVSCSQTASSEEVGY, from the exons ATGCTCGGGATCTGCGTACTGCTCGCCTGGCTGGGTTTTTCCAGCCAGCTCCGTGCGCTCGCTGCAATGATAGAGTGTGCCCcatgcagtgaggaggagatgtcctCCTGCCACCCCCCCAGGGGCTGCGAGCTGGTGAGAGAGTCCGGCTGCGGCTGCTGCCTGACATGCGCGCTGGCGGAGGGAGCGGCGTGCGGTGTGTACACCGAGAGTTGCGCGTCTGGCCTGAAGTGTATGCCCCGCGGCGGGGAGAGGGCGCCGCTTCAGGCGCTGCTGCAAGGTCGGGGCATATGCCGCAGGTCGAAGCGTAAGAATCTGGTTCAGCACACTG GAAACCTGGAGGCTGATGAAAAATACTCCTTAGGAAAGAGACAAGATGGCAAAAACCATGGAAAGTCGCTTGAAGGTCCTAGCCACCACTTGAAACTGAAACCTCATCGTGGAAATCGCTATTCAGCATTGGGAACTGTGCACACTGTGACGAACCCTTCAAAGCCTACTCCGATAACTACACTTCTGCCAGATTCTGAATAT GGCCCATGTCGGAGGGAAATGGAGTTGATTCTGCAGGATCTGAAGCCGGAATTTTTCCGCAGCCCAGAAGACATCTACATCCCAAACTGTGATAAGAGAGGCTACTACCGAAACAGACAG TGTAAACCATCAAAAGGCAGAAAGCGTGGCCATTGCTGGTGTGTGGATAGATATGGTCACTCAATTCCTGGGCTACCAAGCAGGAAAAGGTCTGTGTCCTGTTCACAAACTGCATCTTCTGAAGAAGTTGGATATTAG